One segment of Oscillospiraceae bacterium MB08-C2-2 DNA contains the following:
- a CDS encoding galactokinase family protein, translated as MTLRQKVEEGKLAAALDQLYGPEQAASQQERYQSLLEDFSRLFPGQEPWGFYSAPGRTEIGGNHTDHQLGKVLAAAVNLDMVCAASPLAEPVIHLYSQERPEILVELSALSPRPEEYGTSQGLIRGVAASLAERGYQIGGFRACLHSQVLPGSGLSSSAAFSVVIGTVLSHLYNGGSIDPITVALAGQEAENRFFGKPSGLMDQLACSVGGFALLDFAKPQEPNVKSIPFDLGKTGYALCIVNSGGSHADRTPDYAAIPGEMRQAAGCLGKEVLGQTDQSQLLAALPEIRRTAGDRAALRAIHFFEENARVPLMAQALQAEDFPRYLELVKESGRSSWMYLQNVHAGDPFYQELALALALTDVFLKGEGAFRVQGGGFAGTIQVYVPLPQLPAYEKYMEAVFGKGCCQKTAVRPLGGTAVLTGENI; from the coding sequence ATGACGTTGCGGCAAAAGGTTGAAGAAGGCAAGCTGGCTGCGGCTTTAGACCAGCTATATGGGCCAGAGCAGGCGGCTTCGCAGCAGGAGCGGTACCAAAGCCTGCTGGAGGATTTTTCCCGCTTGTTTCCCGGCCAAGAGCCTTGGGGTTTTTACAGCGCTCCCGGGCGCACCGAAATAGGCGGCAACCATACCGACCACCAGTTGGGAAAGGTTTTGGCCGCTGCGGTGAATCTGGATATGGTTTGTGCGGCCAGCCCTTTGGCGGAGCCTGTTATACATTTGTATTCACAGGAAAGGCCGGAAATTCTGGTGGAGCTCAGTGCGCTTTCCCCCCGGCCCGAAGAGTATGGAACTTCTCAAGGGCTGATTCGCGGTGTAGCGGCTTCCCTGGCGGAGAGAGGCTATCAAATCGGCGGTTTCCGGGCTTGCCTCCATTCGCAGGTTCTGCCCGGCTCTGGGCTTTCTTCCTCTGCTGCTTTTTCGGTTGTGATCGGAACAGTGCTCAGCCATTTATACAATGGAGGAAGCATCGATCCTATAACGGTAGCGCTGGCCGGTCAAGAGGCGGAAAACCGCTTTTTTGGAAAGCCTTCCGGTTTGATGGATCAGCTGGCCTGCTCGGTGGGCGGTTTTGCCTTATTGGATTTTGCCAAACCACAGGAGCCTAACGTAAAGAGCATTCCTTTTGATTTGGGTAAAACCGGCTATGCTTTGTGTATCGTCAATTCCGGCGGCAGTCACGCCGACCGTACCCCTGATTATGCCGCTATTCCCGGCGAAATGAGGCAGGCGGCCGGCTGCTTGGGCAAAGAGGTTCTGGGTCAGACCGACCAAAGCCAATTGCTCGCAGCCTTGCCGGAAATTCGCAGGACAGCAGGAGACAGAGCGGCTCTGCGGGCCATCCATTTTTTTGAGGAAAATGCCCGTGTTCCCCTGATGGCCCAGGCCTTGCAGGCAGAAGATTTCCCTCGGTATCTGGAGCTGGTCAAAGAGTCTGGCCGCTCCTCATGGATGTATCTGCAAAATGTTCATGCCGGTGATCCCTTTTATCAGGAGCTTGCACTGGCTTTGGCGCTGACCGATGTTTTCTTGAAAGGGGAAGGCGCTTTTCGGGTTCAGGGAGGTGGCTTTGCCGGAACCATACAGGTTTATGTTCCCCTGCCCCAGCTGCCCGCATACGAGAAATATATGGAGGCGGTTTTCGGCAAAGGCTGCTGCCAAAAAACAGCGGTGCGCCCATTGGGTGGGACAGCCGTTCTCACAGGAGAGAATATTTGA